From Oscillospiraceae bacterium CM, a single genomic window includes:
- a CDS encoding tyrosine recombinase XerC, which translates to MDDRLTAPAVIRDFLTYHETIKGHSKKTADEYYLDLRTFFRFLKRHRRLVPKDTAFDDISIQDVDLAVVQSVALADIYDYLAYLARERTKASRGGTSKPGLSATTRARKIAALRSFFNFLSVKTKQLDKNPVADLDSPKTTKTLPRYLTLEESTRLLTSVTGANRSRDYCILTLFLNCGLRISELAGLNLGDVRPDSLRVLGKGSKERIVYLNDACCEALNSYLAVRMDIKPVDRRALFLSSRRNRVSTATVHHLVKTHLAAAGLDADKYSSHKLRHTAATLMLRNGVDVRTLQELLGHEHLNTTQIYTHVESDSLREAALRSPLASLKTPKNMVGSEKDE; encoded by the coding sequence ATGGACGACAGATTGACGGCCCCCGCCGTGATCCGTGACTTTCTGACGTATCACGAAACGATTAAAGGCCACTCCAAAAAAACGGCTGACGAGTATTATCTTGACCTCCGAACCTTTTTCCGGTTTTTAAAGCGGCACAGACGCTTAGTACCGAAAGACACAGCGTTTGACGATATTTCGATTCAGGACGTCGACCTCGCCGTCGTCCAATCGGTTGCACTTGCCGATATCTACGACTATCTGGCCTACCTTGCGCGCGAGCGCACAAAGGCAAGCCGCGGCGGCACGTCTAAGCCTGGCCTGTCCGCAACAACCCGTGCAAGAAAAATCGCGGCGCTCCGCTCTTTTTTCAATTTCCTATCCGTCAAAACGAAGCAGCTTGATAAAAACCCTGTAGCCGACCTTGACTCTCCGAAGACAACTAAAACGCTGCCGCGATACCTAACGCTTGAGGAAAGCACGCGCCTATTAACGTCCGTCACCGGTGCAAACCGATCGCGCGACTACTGCATTCTGACGCTTTTTTTAAACTGTGGCCTGCGTATTTCCGAACTGGCGGGCCTTAACCTCGGCGACGTGCGACCCGACTCGCTGCGTGTGCTCGGCAAAGGCAGCAAAGAGCGCATCGTTTACTTAAACGATGCATGCTGTGAGGCGCTCAACAGCTATTTGGCGGTCCGAATGGATATAAAACCTGTTGACCGCCGCGCGCTTTTCCTCTCGTCACGGCGGAACCGCGTCTCGACGGCCACGGTTCACCATCTCGTCAAAACGCACCTGGCGGCGGCCGGTCTTGACGCCGACAAATACTCCTCGCACAAGCTGCGCCACACGGCGGCAACGCTGATGCTGCGAAACGGCGTTGACGTCCGAACGCTTCAGGAGCTGCTCGGCCACGAACATTTGAACACGACACAGATTTACACGCACGTCGAAAGTGACAGCCTGCGCGAGGCTGCGCTGCGCTCTCCCCTCGCCTCCTTAAAGACCCCGAAAAACATGGTTGGCAGCGAAAAAGACGAGTAG
- a CDS encoding DUF3794 domain-containing protein, with product MDIFLNKEKINYVKSVLNASMANEETMEMIVPDALPDILRIVDTDGTVFLRSKSTDNGRAVICGVVDATVLYCPEGESGLRKLNTEVPFTVTAPNGDISPNTRVTANAVLSSADASMVNPRKIIVRVNLMTDVSCFNDDDAMIAAGLEDNGEAGIEALTDSGDIVTTTGVREKTFVISDELAVPAGNPPVGEMLKYRIMLSPEETKMVGSKLILRGSAAVMLLYLPEGGGEPAKADFSTEFSQIMELDNAGQDDDFHIILMPTNAYFDSEMSPHNPDGRNLIMEIHAVAQCVTSEKKRLSYIKDLYSTKYPLDMTTTDAQFENRSQTKVPAVFHGVLETPSAVSRVLALNVHPGAVTLAAGSGEMSCPLNVCVLYISDDGRVLSAMRQFDVTAASEPMENAHSTANAVCGKDVYGVPVGNAIELRIPVDMTITATTAVPFKTIDALSYDETMPLDRSKEPSLIVTRTANGESLWDIAKKHHSSSKLILAANEMDSEENMGAGQLLIIPKQR from the coding sequence ATGGACATCTTTCTCAATAAGGAAAAGATAAATTACGTCAAAAGCGTGCTCAATGCGAGCATGGCAAACGAGGAAACAATGGAGATGATCGTCCCCGACGCGCTGCCGGACATTCTGCGTATCGTGGACACGGACGGCACTGTTTTTCTGCGGAGTAAATCAACAGATAACGGCAGGGCGGTCATTTGCGGTGTCGTCGACGCGACGGTGTTGTACTGCCCGGAGGGTGAGAGCGGTCTTCGCAAGCTCAATACAGAGGTGCCGTTTACCGTCACGGCCCCGAACGGCGATATTTCACCGAATACGCGTGTGACGGCAAATGCCGTACTCTCGTCGGCCGACGCCTCTATGGTCAACCCACGCAAGATCATTGTCCGCGTAAACCTGATGACGGATGTATCCTGTTTTAACGACGATGACGCGATGATTGCCGCCGGGCTCGAGGATAACGGCGAGGCCGGCATCGAAGCGCTGACAGACAGCGGTGATATTGTAACAACGACGGGTGTTCGTGAAAAAACGTTTGTCATCTCCGACGAGCTCGCCGTTCCGGCGGGGAATCCGCCCGTTGGGGAGATGCTCAAATACCGCATCATGCTATCGCCGGAAGAGACAAAAATGGTCGGCAGCAAGCTCATTTTGCGTGGCAGCGCCGCCGTTATGCTTCTCTATCTGCCGGAGGGCGGCGGAGAGCCCGCCAAGGCCGACTTTTCAACAGAATTTTCTCAGATCATGGAGCTTGACAACGCCGGGCAGGACGATGATTTTCACATCATTCTCATGCCGACCAACGCCTATTTCGACAGTGAGATGTCGCCGCACAACCCGGACGGGCGCAATCTGATCATGGAGATCCATGCCGTCGCGCAATGCGTCACGTCTGAAAAAAAGAGACTGTCGTATATTAAAGATCTGTACAGCACCAAGTATCCGCTGGATATGACGACGACAGACGCGCAGTTTGAAAACAGAAGCCAGACAAAGGTCCCGGCGGTTTTTCACGGTGTTCTCGAGACGCCGAGTGCCGTTTCGCGCGTTCTGGCACTCAATGTTCACCCGGGCGCCGTCACACTGGCAGCAGGTTCCGGCGAGATGTCATGCCCATTGAATGTCTGTGTCCTGTATATCAGCGACGACGGACGCGTGTTGTCCGCCATGCGCCAGTTTGATGTCACGGCGGCATCAGAACCCATGGAGAACGCGCATTCAACCGCCAATGCCGTCTGCGGGAAGGACGTCTACGGTGTCCCTGTCGGCAACGCCATAGAGCTGCGCATTCCTGTCGACATGACGATAACGGCAACGACAGCTGTGCCGTTTAAAACGATTGACGCCCTGTCATACGATGAGACGATGCCGCTTGACCGCTCTAAAGAGCCGTCACTAATCGTGACGCGCACCGCAAACGGCGAGTCTCTGTGGGACATTGCCAAGAAGCACCATTCCTCCTCAAAACTGATTCTGGCGGCAAACGAGATGGACAGTGAAGAAAACATGGGCGCCGGTCAGCTGCTCATCATTCCAAAACAGCGGTAA
- the rsgA gene encoding ribosome small subunit-dependent GTPase A: MKEGVILKALSGFYTVADGEEACVCKARGRFRREQIVPLVGDCVEYSAAGDGTGVLENVLPRRNTFVRPPVANLDRLVIITSAVIPVTDPYLVDRMTAIAALNDCEAIIVVNKCDIARGDSLYDIYSSAGFLTIRTSAATGEGIDALFNAVAGKVCAFTGNSGVGKSSILNALEPSFGLQVGDVSQKLGRGRHTTRHVELYKLRNGALIADTPGFSAFDTDMMRLDDEEQLPYLFQEFAPYLGHCRFTDCAHVSEPGCAVLEAVANGLLHPSRHESYERLYELAKQKNDWEK; encoded by the coding sequence ATGAAGGAAGGTGTCATTCTCAAAGCACTCAGCGGTTTTTATACCGTGGCCGACGGTGAGGAAGCATGCGTCTGCAAAGCGCGCGGCCGCTTCCGGCGGGAGCAGATCGTGCCGCTTGTCGGCGATTGCGTCGAATACAGCGCTGCCGGAGACGGTACCGGCGTTCTGGAAAATGTTCTGCCGCGGCGCAACACGTTTGTCCGTCCGCCGGTTGCCAATCTTGACAGGCTCGTCATCATCACCTCTGCCGTCATCCCGGTAACTGATCCGTATCTCGTTGACAGAATGACGGCTATTGCCGCCTTGAATGACTGCGAGGCCATCATCGTTGTCAACAAGTGCGATATTGCCCGTGGTGACAGCCTATATGACATCTACAGCAGCGCGGGGTTTTTAACGATCCGTACAAGCGCCGCGACTGGTGAGGGCATTGACGCGCTTTTTAACGCCGTAGCGGGGAAGGTCTGTGCGTTCACGGGCAATTCCGGTGTCGGCAAGTCGAGCATTCTGAACGCATTGGAGCCGAGCTTCGGCCTTCAAGTCGGCGACGTCAGCCAAAAGCTGGGGCGCGGCCGCCATACGACGCGCCATGTGGAGCTTTATAAACTGCGAAACGGCGCGCTGATCGCCGACACACCGGGCTTCTCCGCGTTTGACACCGACATGATGCGTCTTGATGACGAAGAGCAGCTGCCATATCTCTTTCAGGAATTTGCGCCGTATTTAGGTCACTGCCGTTTTACTGACTGTGCGCATGTCAGTGAGCCCGGCTGCGCGGTTTTGGAGGCCGTCGCAAACGGGCTGCTTCATCCCTCGCGGCATGAGAGTTACGAGCGTCTTTATGAGCTGGCAAAGCAGAAAAACGACTGGGAAAAATGA